The Caloenas nicobarica isolate bCalNic1 chromosome 15, bCalNic1.hap1, whole genome shotgun sequence genome includes a region encoding these proteins:
- the LOC135994997 gene encoding E3 ubiquitin-protein ligase RNF182-like produces MAQRGPRSPAPAAPELECKICYSRYDARARRPKRLRCGHCLCAKCLRKMVALGDTSPHQLRCPFCRRHSPVPGGDVQRLQDDGEVLALLTGREWAKKRDPPQSPEVLLCPSVLEPAPSPDCLVVTILEVPEDMAPPEGLGGLEVVRLYRPTSLGTLPCHSPGPKCRSWGWRAVPRFILGVLCLLYFSSLPFGIYLLLIEHHGLGIVLVSLVPSTLLLCIVYSLCQCLCREVFGLPHS; encoded by the coding sequence ATGGCCCAGCGGGGGCCGCGGTCCCCAGCACCCGCTGCCCCCGAGCTGGAGTGCAAGATCTGCTACAGCCGCTACGACGCCCGTGCCCGCAGACCCAAGCGGCTCCGCTGCGGCCACTGCCTCTGTGCCAAGTGCCTGCGCAAgatggtggcactgggggacacGTCACCCCACCAGCTCCGTTGCCCCTTCTGCCGCCGGCACAGCCCGGTGCCTGGTGGGGACGTGCAGCGGCTGCAGGATGATGGCGAGGTGCTGGCGCTGCTGACAGGCCGTGAGTGGGCCAAGAAGCGGGATCCCCCTCAGTCCCCTGAGGTTCTCCTCTGCCCAAGCGTGCTGGAGCCAGCACCCAGCCCCGACTGCCTGGTGGTCACCATCCTGGAGGTGCCGGAGGACATGGCCCCGCCGGAGGGCCTGGGCGGGCTGGAGGTGGTGCGGCTGTACCGCCCCACCAGCCTGGGCACGCTGCCCTGCCACAGCCCTGGGCCGAAGTGCCGCTCCTGGGGGTGGAGAGCTGTCCCCCGCTTCATCCTGGGCGTCCTCTGCCTCCTCTACTTCAGCTCTCTGCCCTTCGGCATCTACCTCCTGCTCATCGAGCACCATGGCCTGGGCATCGTCCTGGTCAGCCTTGTGccctccaccctcctcctctgcaTTGTCTACAGCCTCTGCCAGTGTCTGTGCCGGGAGGTCTTTGGGCTCCCCCACTCCTGA